From one Rhizobium rosettiformans genomic stretch:
- a CDS encoding cobalamin B12-binding domain-containing protein produces the protein MTAEKLSTRYDRGLEHDRLYERALAEFRMLVLHPRTRLASLRAFLDHELPRGRPYYVKVLFLETVARLLGREWVSDDCDFIDVTIATSRLQALAISLSLDLREADRTRNAPTALVLTPSGEQHTLMPHLIGVLFDSLGWTSEVLEPSALKTSTFARAVEEADVACIGWSNIRLATEFKTLIQDVRKLRPGPRLPLIVGGAAALDSVDFLVGLGIDCICDSVYSAVKICESYYELERISQQASAAGRTAVVTPSGIDWLTP, from the coding sequence ATGACCGCCGAAAAGCTGTCGACGCGTTACGACCGAGGTCTGGAGCACGATCGCCTCTATGAGAGGGCGCTCGCTGAGTTTCGCATGCTCGTTCTTCACCCACGCACGCGCCTGGCGTCCCTGCGCGCGTTTCTCGACCATGAACTTCCGCGCGGCCGGCCTTACTATGTCAAGGTTCTGTTCCTGGAAACCGTCGCGCGCCTGCTCGGCCGGGAATGGGTTTCGGATGATTGTGACTTCATCGACGTCACGATCGCAACTTCGCGTCTGCAGGCCCTGGCGATCTCCCTGTCGCTCGACCTGCGGGAAGCCGACCGCACTCGCAATGCGCCCACAGCCCTGGTTCTGACGCCGTCTGGCGAGCAGCACACGCTCATGCCGCACCTGATCGGAGTGCTCTTCGACAGCCTCGGCTGGACAAGCGAGGTGTTAGAGCCTTCAGCCCTCAAGACCTCGACCTTCGCACGTGCCGTCGAAGAGGCGGATGTCGCCTGCATCGGCTGGAGCAACATCCGGCTTGCTACAGAATTCAAGACCCTGATTCAGGATGTGCGCAAGCTTCGCCCCGGGCCGCGCCTACCCCTCATCGTCGGCGGCGCAGCAGCGCTGGATTCCGTTGATTTTCTTGTAGGTTTGGGGATTGACTGCATCTGTGACAGCGTTTACTCCGCCGTGAAGATCTGCGAAAGTTACTATGAATTGGAAAGAATCAGCCAGCAGGCTAGCGCCGCTGGCCGAACGGCAGTGGTTACACCCAGCGGAATCGATTGGCTCACTCCATGA
- the ppsR gene encoding transcriptional regulator PpsR has product MKPLNGHSGTDGFAVADSLLKTLDPDSIGSLVSLGADVVLLVDQSSIISQVYFTNKDLADYGLSKTVGKRLQDCVTIESVPKIDSMLSAETSHRPLRGYQVNHKCSGKPDLPVVYSAYTARDFPYTIVVGRELRQQMLDQQRLVQTQMELEADYRELKEAETRYRTAFKVATVAYIMLDGERRTILDANPAASTLLSSTGAPLSGKSIRDLFAKEDRDRVGDAISEARHSPNPVSLDGVSVAKGEPVSLTIRSYRENGITNVLLAIWPADQDKESKRQRTERPVGGTGVEIADLPEAVLLTDAEGVVLAANTLFLDLIHAPSLTQVLGRNIGSWFTSAAIDIRVLYTRLLDEPSIRGFTSTLTDNLSGESAVSISARLNARSNTIQLIVIPQQTGNERLTIPSPGMSDQAEGFSALVGKVPLKDLIRESLDVIEKICIEAALDQTSNNRAYAAEILGLSRQSLYIKLRRHGLEDYRPGSDRQA; this is encoded by the coding sequence ATGAAGCCACTGAACGGTCATAGCGGTACAGATGGCTTCGCGGTTGCAGACAGCCTGTTGAAGACGCTCGATCCGGATTCGATAGGCTCGCTGGTGAGCCTCGGCGCAGACGTCGTTCTGCTCGTCGACCAATCCTCGATCATCTCGCAAGTCTATTTCACAAACAAAGATCTTGCAGACTATGGCTTGTCAAAGACGGTTGGCAAGCGGCTGCAGGACTGCGTGACGATCGAGTCGGTACCGAAGATCGACTCCATGCTGTCGGCAGAGACCAGCCACCGCCCCCTGCGCGGCTACCAGGTCAACCACAAGTGCAGCGGCAAGCCCGATCTTCCGGTCGTCTACTCCGCGTACACCGCCCGAGACTTTCCCTATACTATCGTGGTTGGCCGCGAGCTGCGTCAGCAGATGCTCGACCAGCAGCGCCTCGTGCAGACCCAGATGGAACTGGAGGCCGACTACCGCGAACTGAAGGAAGCCGAGACCCGCTATCGGACGGCTTTCAAGGTCGCAACCGTCGCCTATATCATGCTCGACGGCGAGCGGCGTACGATTCTGGATGCCAATCCGGCTGCCAGCACGCTTCTTTCCTCGACCGGCGCCCCCCTGTCCGGCAAGTCCATCCGCGACCTCTTCGCAAAGGAAGACCGGGATCGGGTTGGAGACGCGATCAGCGAGGCACGCCACAGTCCCAATCCGGTCAGTCTGGATGGCGTAAGCGTCGCCAAGGGCGAGCCCGTTTCGCTCACAATCCGCTCCTATCGGGAAAACGGCATCACCAATGTTCTTCTGGCGATCTGGCCAGCCGATCAGGACAAGGAAAGCAAGCGCCAGCGTACAGAGCGGCCGGTCGGCGGCACGGGGGTCGAGATTGCGGATCTGCCTGAGGCCGTCTTGCTGACGGATGCCGAAGGTGTCGTCCTCGCGGCCAATACCCTGTTTTTGGACCTCATTCATGCGCCGTCTCTGACCCAGGTTCTGGGTCGCAACATCGGCTCCTGGTTCACGAGTGCCGCCATCGATATACGCGTGCTCTACACGCGCCTTCTGGACGAGCCCTCCATTCGCGGCTTCACCTCGACCCTGACCGATAACCTTTCCGGCGAGAGCGCCGTCAGCATCTCGGCCCGGCTCAATGCCAGGAGCAACACGATCCAGTTGATCGTGATCCCGCAGCAGACGGGCAATGAGCGCCTGACCATTCCGTCTCCGGGCATGTCCGACCAGGCCGAGGGATTTTCCGCACTCGTGGGTAAGGTTCCGCTCAAGGATCTGATCCGGGAATCCCTCGACGTCATCGAAAAGATCTGCATCGAGGCGGCACTCGACCAAACCAGCAACAACCGCGCCTACGCAGCAGAGATCCTCGGCCTTTCGCGCCAGAGCCTCTATATCAAGCTCCGGCGCCACGGCCTTGAGGACTACCGTCCCGGCTCTGATCGTCAAGCCTGA
- the bchF gene encoding 2-vinyl bacteriochlorophyllide hydratase, which translates to MTAMRIPKPSASSRALYTPDERRRRDESVWTLVQGILAPVQFLVFLVSLGLIFRFLVTGEGLFAAQMSIVVKTLTLYAIMITGSIWEKVVFGRYLFARPFFWEDVFSMLVLALHTAYLVALFAGSLTSGALMALALAAYVTYVINAGQFLWKLRLARLDHAEKLRSSAALGNGSSLTGSTS; encoded by the coding sequence ATGACCGCCATGCGCATACCCAAACCATCGGCATCAAGCCGAGCCCTTTACACACCGGACGAGCGCCGTAGGCGCGACGAAAGCGTGTGGACCTTGGTGCAGGGTATCTTGGCTCCCGTGCAGTTTCTCGTTTTCCTCGTCAGCCTCGGTCTGATCTTTCGCTTTCTGGTGACGGGTGAAGGTCTGTTCGCCGCCCAGATGTCCATCGTCGTGAAGACGCTGACGCTCTATGCGATCATGATCACCGGCTCGATCTGGGAGAAGGTCGTCTTCGGCCGTTATCTCTTCGCCCGCCCGTTCTTCTGGGAAGACGTCTTCTCGATGCTGGTTCTGGCGCTGCACACGGCCTATCTCGTCGCTTTGTTTGCCGGCTCGCTGACCTCGGGCGCATTGATGGCGCTCGCGCTTGCCGCTTATGTCACCTACGTCATCAATGCCGGGCAGTTCCTCTGGAAGCTGCGTCTTGCCAGGCTTGATCATGCCGAAAAGCTGAGATCGTCTGCGGCGCTCGGCAACGGCTCCTCTCTCACGGGGAGCACGTCATGA
- a CDS encoding magnesium chelatase subunit H has product MTRKPISPADATPVRVVFVTLDNHIVAAVDDARRSLANDLPGLTLSVHAATDWNDNPASLEACRAAILAGDIIIVSMIFVEEHVRAIADVLEARHLECDAMACCMSAGTIMKYTTMGRFKMSEEQKGPLALLKKLRGKSSRGGKDSGRTAGERQLAMLRRLPQLLRFIPGTAQDVRNYFLTLQYRIAASDENIANMVRLLVGKYAKGERKGLQGRITVGDPVEYPDMGLYHPGLKPRVTTQLSSLPHKAGARGTIGLLLLRTYILSGDTGHYDRVIRELETRGFNVVPVFSSGLDMRGAIERFMTPGTGGVRIDALCSLTGFSLVGGPAYSDAAAAAETLAALDVPYFSAMATEFQSKEVWFSSTQGLTPIETTLMVAIPELDGSIGSMVFGGRSDAGGGARACICSRELASCPSGRACMQPDDERVVLLADRLAAMVDLRRKERAERRIAIAMFNYPPNSGSIGTAAYLSVFESLFETMRRLKSEGYDVDLPADAEALKDGILEGNAALYGVEANVHTVIPVDQHVRGEKHLADLEAKWGPAPGRVLSNGRGIFVLGRQYGNLLIAIQPPFGYEGDPMRLLFEGGFAPNHAFAAFYRYLRETYRADAVLHFGTHGALEFMPGKQVGLSADCWPDRLLGALPNFYLYAANNPSEGTIAKRRSAATLISYLTPPITHSGLYKGLSELKGSLDRYRSAAPEVRVERERLFQLIQVQAEQLDLGKDSLGLAEADMIQALVAEVAEVEYALIPHGLHIAGRAMEEGERLEMLDHVAANMPPAVRPHLQTELIAAIAKGDAATTARMTKNAVGELKECIDKLVTMNRELSHNGEIDGLVRALDGRYVLPSPSGDLLRTPELLPTGRNIHGFDPFGIPSAFAIQDGERQAAKVLERYFAADGRLPETVAVVLWGTDNLKTGGAPLAQAMALMGARPKLDAYNRVCGAVLVPLEELQRPRIDAVMTLSGIFRDLLPIQASMLAEASYLAAVADEPVEMNFIRKHALAYCESHGCDIEAAAYRVFSNADGAYGSNVNMLVASSSWSDDDEIAQTYSNRKSFAINRCGKTSAQAEVFDAMIGQVDMAYQNLDSVEIGVTTIENYFDTLGGLTKAVSRAKGGASLPVFISDQTQGEGRVRTLGEQVALETRTRTLNPKWFEGMLKHGYEGVRNIETQVTNTFGWSATTGDVDPWVYQQITETFVLDTEMRERLATLNPASAARVANRLIEAHERNYWQPDAETLAALKQAGEELEDRLEGLVREAAQ; this is encoded by the coding sequence ATGACGCGAAAGCCCATTTCGCCCGCTGACGCGACCCCGGTTCGGGTGGTGTTCGTGACACTCGACAATCACATTGTCGCAGCCGTTGATGATGCGCGGCGCAGCCTTGCAAATGACCTGCCGGGTCTCACGCTCTCTGTCCACGCGGCAACCGACTGGAACGACAATCCGGCGAGCCTTGAAGCCTGCCGCGCGGCGATCCTCGCCGGCGACATCATCATCGTCTCGATGATCTTCGTCGAGGAGCATGTGCGCGCCATCGCAGACGTTCTGGAAGCACGCCACCTCGAATGCGACGCCATGGCCTGCTGCATGTCGGCCGGCACGATCATGAAATACACGACCATGGGTCGCTTCAAGATGAGCGAGGAGCAGAAGGGTCCGCTCGCGCTCCTGAAGAAGCTTCGTGGAAAAAGCTCGCGTGGTGGCAAGGACAGCGGCCGCACCGCAGGCGAACGCCAGCTCGCCATGCTGCGCCGCCTGCCGCAATTGCTGCGCTTCATTCCGGGTACCGCGCAGGACGTGCGCAATTATTTCCTGACGCTGCAATACCGCATCGCGGCTTCGGATGAGAACATCGCCAACATGGTTCGCCTGCTGGTCGGCAAATATGCCAAGGGCGAGCGCAAGGGCCTCCAGGGCCGCATCACGGTCGGAGATCCGGTCGAATATCCCGATATGGGTCTCTATCATCCGGGCCTGAAGCCAAGGGTCACGACGCAGCTTTCCAGCCTGCCGCACAAGGCGGGTGCGCGTGGGACGATCGGGCTTCTGCTTCTGAGAACCTACATCCTGTCTGGCGATACCGGCCACTATGATCGTGTCATCCGCGAGTTGGAAACGCGCGGCTTCAATGTCGTGCCGGTATTCTCGAGCGGTCTGGACATGCGCGGCGCAATCGAGCGGTTCATGACGCCTGGAACGGGAGGCGTCCGCATCGATGCCCTCTGCTCGCTGACCGGCTTCTCGCTGGTCGGCGGACCGGCCTATAGCGATGCCGCTGCCGCTGCCGAGACACTTGCGGCGCTCGATGTTCCCTATTTCTCCGCGATGGCGACCGAGTTTCAGAGCAAGGAAGTCTGGTTCTCGTCGACACAGGGGCTGACCCCGATCGAAACTACACTGATGGTGGCGATCCCTGAACTCGACGGCTCGATCGGCTCCATGGTCTTCGGCGGTCGTTCTGACGCGGGCGGCGGGGCGAGAGCCTGCATCTGCTCGAGAGAGCTTGCCTCCTGCCCGTCCGGCAGGGCCTGCATGCAGCCGGATGACGAACGCGTCGTGCTGCTCGCCGATCGCCTCGCTGCCATGGTCGACCTGCGGCGCAAGGAACGTGCCGAGCGCCGTATCGCCATTGCGATGTTCAACTATCCGCCGAACAGCGGCAGCATTGGCACCGCCGCCTATCTCTCCGTCTTCGAGAGCCTGTTCGAGACCATGCGCCGGCTGAAGTCGGAAGGGTACGATGTCGACTTGCCCGCCGATGCCGAAGCGCTGAAGGACGGCATTCTTGAAGGCAATGCAGCACTTTATGGCGTCGAGGCGAATGTCCACACGGTCATCCCTGTCGACCAGCATGTGCGCGGCGAAAAACACCTTGCCGATCTCGAGGCGAAGTGGGGACCGGCTCCGGGACGCGTTCTCAGCAATGGGCGTGGTATCTTCGTGCTCGGCCGCCAGTATGGGAACCTGCTGATCGCGATCCAGCCGCCCTTCGGTTATGAGGGCGACCCGATGCGGCTTTTGTTCGAGGGCGGCTTTGCGCCGAACCATGCCTTTGCCGCCTTCTACCGCTATCTGCGCGAAACCTACCGGGCCGATGCCGTCTTGCATTTCGGCACCCATGGCGCACTTGAATTTATGCCCGGCAAACAGGTCGGCCTGTCTGCAGATTGCTGGCCGGATCGCCTCCTGGGCGCGCTTCCCAACTTCTATCTCTATGCCGCCAACAACCCGTCGGAAGGCACGATCGCAAAACGTCGTTCTGCCGCGACGCTGATCTCTTATCTGACGCCGCCGATCACGCATTCCGGGCTCTACAAGGGCTTGAGCGAGCTAAAAGGCAGCCTGGACCGCTATCGCAGTGCAGCCCCCGAAGTGCGTGTCGAGCGGGAAAGGCTGTTCCAACTCATTCAGGTCCAGGCCGAACAACTGGATTTGGGCAAAGATAGCCTCGGGCTTGCCGAAGCCGACATGATCCAGGCGCTCGTGGCCGAGGTGGCTGAAGTCGAATACGCGCTCATTCCGCACGGTCTGCACATTGCCGGTCGCGCCATGGAGGAAGGCGAGCGTCTGGAAATGCTCGACCATGTCGCCGCCAACATGCCACCTGCCGTGCGTCCGCACCTTCAGACTGAGTTGATCGCCGCGATCGCCAAGGGTGACGCCGCGACGACTGCGCGGATGACGAAAAACGCAGTCGGTGAGCTCAAGGAGTGCATCGACAAGCTCGTCACGATGAACCGCGAACTCTCTCACAATGGAGAGATCGACGGCCTCGTCCGGGCTCTGGACGGTCGGTATGTGCTACCGTCGCCCTCTGGTGACCTGCTGCGCACGCCTGAACTCCTGCCGACCGGCCGCAATATCCACGGCTTCGACCCCTTCGGCATTCCGAGCGCCTTTGCCATCCAGGATGGCGAACGTCAGGCCGCGAAGGTGCTCGAACGCTATTTCGCCGCCGATGGACGCCTGCCGGAAACGGTTGCCGTGGTTCTCTGGGGCACCGACAACCTGAAGACTGGCGGTGCGCCGCTGGCGCAGGCCATGGCACTCATGGGTGCGCGCCCGAAACTCGACGCCTACAATCGCGTCTGCGGCGCTGTTCTGGTGCCCCTCGAAGAACTGCAACGCCCACGCATCGATGCGGTCATGACGCTGTCTGGCATCTTCCGGGATCTCCTGCCGATCCAGGCGAGCATGCTGGCCGAGGCGAGCTATCTCGCAGCTGTCGCAGACGAACCGGTCGAGATGAACTTCATCCGCAAACATGCGCTCGCCTATTGCGAAAGCCATGGCTGCGACATCGAGGCTGCGGCGTACCGTGTCTTTTCGAATGCCGATGGCGCCTATGGATCGAACGTCAACATGCTGGTCGCATCCTCCTCTTGGAGCGACGATGATGAGATCGCCCAGACTTACAGCAATCGCAAGAGCTTCGCGATCAACCGTTGCGGCAAGACCAGCGCGCAGGCCGAGGTCTTCGATGCGATGATCGGGCAGGTCGACATGGCTTACCAGAATCTCGACTCGGTCGAGATCGGTGTGACCACGATCGAGAACTATTTCGACACGCTGGGCGGCCTCACCAAGGCCGTGAGTCGAGCCAAGGGCGGCGCTTCTCTGCCGGTCTTCATCTCCGACCAGACGCAAGGCGAGGGACGTGTCCGTACCCTCGGTGAGCAGGTCGCATTGGAGACCCGCACACGCACGCTGAACCCCAAGTGGTTCGAGGGCATGCTGAAGCATGGTTACGAGGGCGTGCGCAACATCGAGACGCAGGTGACTAACACCTTCGGCTGGTCGGCGACCACAGGCGACGTCGACCCCTGGGTCTACCAGCAGATCACCGAAACCTTCGTGCTCGATACCGAAATGCGCGAACGGCTGGCCACACTCAATCCGGCGTCTGCCGCCCGCGTCGCCAACCGGCTGATCGAGGCGCATGAGCGCAACTATTGGCAGCCGGATGCAGAAACGCTCGCCGCCCTGAAACAGGCCGGTGAAGAATTGGAAGACCGTCTTGAGGGGCTGGTCAGGGAGGCTGCCCAATGA
- the bchB gene encoding ferredoxin:protochlorophyllide reductase (ATP-dependent) subunit B produces the protein MKLTMWTYEGPPHVGAMRIAASMKGVHYVLHAPQGDTYADLLFTMIERRQSRPPVTYTTFQARDLAGSTADVFKTACRDAAERFQPDALLVGASCTAELLQDDPAGLAKTLDVGIPVVPLELPSYQKKENWGAAETFYRLVRSFAGGRERPANIAPNSCNILGPSALGFRNRDDVTEICRLLAANGIDVRVVAPLGATVADLARLPDAAFNIVLYPEIGDSAARYLKKTFGMPFASTVPIGVGATRTFLAEVRALAGLPNEELVGEAEDRATWYARSVDSNYLTNKRVFVFGDATHAIAAARIAARELGFKVCGLGTYMREFAREVREAAEEFGVEALISDDHLDVEQAIIDARPELVLGTQMERHIAKRLRVPCAVISSPVHVQDFPARYSPQMGFEGANVIFDSWVHPLMMGLEEHLLQMFRDDFEFNDQAQASHLHGHAPAAAPAATEVVSDDETLVLAEVPADDAAWTSDAERELKKIPFFVRGKARRNTELFAARKGIRPITVETLYDAKAHFAR, from the coding sequence ATGAAACTCACCATGTGGACCTATGAAGGACCGCCGCATGTCGGTGCCATGCGGATCGCCGCCTCGATGAAGGGCGTGCACTATGTGCTGCATGCGCCGCAGGGCGACACCTATGCCGATCTGCTGTTCACCATGATCGAACGACGCCAGTCGCGTCCGCCGGTGACCTACACGACCTTCCAGGCGCGTGATCTCGCAGGCTCGACAGCCGATGTGTTCAAGACCGCGTGCCGTGACGCTGCCGAACGCTTTCAGCCGGATGCGCTTCTGGTCGGAGCCTCCTGCACGGCCGAACTTCTGCAGGACGATCCGGCAGGGCTTGCCAAGACGCTCGATGTCGGTATCCCGGTCGTGCCGCTGGAGCTTCCTTCCTATCAGAAGAAAGAGAACTGGGGTGCGGCAGAGACTTTTTATCGGCTTGTGCGCAGCTTTGCCGGCGGCCGGGAGCGCCCGGCGAATATCGCGCCGAACAGCTGCAATATCCTTGGGCCCTCCGCCCTCGGTTTCCGCAATCGTGACGACGTCACCGAAATCTGCCGACTGCTTGCCGCGAACGGTATCGACGTGCGTGTCGTGGCACCCCTCGGTGCAACCGTAGCCGATCTCGCCCGCCTGCCGGATGCCGCCTTCAACATCGTCCTCTATCCCGAGATCGGCGATAGCGCTGCGCGCTATCTGAAGAAGACCTTCGGCATGCCCTTCGCCTCGACCGTGCCGATCGGCGTCGGCGCGACACGCACCTTCCTTGCGGAGGTGCGAGCATTGGCCGGGCTTCCGAACGAGGAGCTGGTTGGCGAGGCCGAGGACCGGGCAACCTGGTATGCACGCTCGGTCGACAGCAATTACCTCACCAACAAGCGTGTTTTCGTCTTCGGCGACGCGACACATGCGATTGCCGCTGCCCGCATCGCTGCCCGAGAGCTTGGCTTCAAGGTCTGCGGCCTTGGTACCTATATGCGCGAATTTGCCCGCGAAGTGCGTGAAGCAGCGGAAGAATTCGGCGTTGAGGCCTTGATTTCCGATGACCATCTCGACGTCGAACAGGCGATCATAGACGCCCGTCCGGAGCTCGTTCTCGGCACGCAGATGGAGCGCCACATCGCCAAGCGGCTGCGCGTTCCCTGCGCCGTCATCTCGTCCCCCGTTCATGTCCAGGATTTTCCGGCCCGTTACTCGCCGCAAATGGGCTTCGAGGGCGCGAATGTCATCTTCGACAGCTGGGTTCATCCGCTGATGATGGGGCTTGAAGAGCACCTTCTGCAGATGTTCCGGGATGACTTCGAGTTCAACGATCAGGCCCAGGCCTCGCATCTGCACGGTCACGCCCCGGCAGCCGCGCCCGCTGCCACCGAAGTGGTCTCCGACGATGAGACGCTCGTGCTCGCCGAGGTACCCGCCGACGACGCGGCCTGGACGTCAGATGCCGAGCGCGAACTCAAGAAAATCCCGTTCTTCGTGCGTGGCAAGGCCCGCCGCAACACCGAACTCTTCGCCGCCCGCAAGGGTATCCGCCCTATCACCGTGGAGACGTTGTATGACGCGAAAGCCCATTTCGCCCGCTGA
- the chlG gene encoding chlorophyll synthase ChlG, which yields MAQIPSHVPAASYPSPKAVVQLLKPITWFPPMWAFACGAIASGAGIGDRWFPIALGVLLAGPLLCGMSQAVNDWFDRHVDAINEPHRVIPSGRMPGQWGLAIAIAMSVMSMAVAAFLGPLVFAAALVGLALAWGYSAPPFRFKQNGWIGNGVVGLSYETLPWITAATAALGHAPSTRTLLIALLYGVGAHGILTLNDFKSIKGDQQMGVDTLPVLHGAQNAARIACLVMAIPQACVILLLAQAGLQTGAMLVGVVLALQLLCMIRFLGDPEGKAIWYSALGVGLYVTGMMAAAVALGSLTLPAPPLG from the coding sequence ATGGCTCAGATCCCTTCCCATGTCCCGGCAGCCTCCTACCCGTCGCCCAAGGCGGTGGTGCAGTTGTTGAAGCCGATTACATGGTTTCCGCCGATGTGGGCCTTTGCCTGCGGGGCGATTGCTTCGGGTGCCGGCATAGGCGACCGGTGGTTTCCGATCGCGCTCGGCGTGCTCCTTGCCGGACCGCTGCTGTGTGGCATGAGCCAGGCGGTCAACGATTGGTTCGATCGCCATGTCGATGCGATTAACGAGCCGCATAGGGTCATTCCATCGGGCCGAATGCCCGGCCAATGGGGACTGGCCATCGCCATAGCCATGTCCGTTATGTCCATGGCCGTTGCAGCATTTCTTGGGCCACTCGTCTTTGCCGCTGCCCTGGTTGGCCTCGCGCTCGCTTGGGGATACAGCGCCCCGCCCTTCCGCTTCAAGCAGAATGGCTGGATTGGCAACGGTGTGGTCGGCCTGAGCTACGAGACCCTACCCTGGATCACGGCCGCGACGGCAGCGCTCGGCCATGCGCCCTCCACGCGCACCCTGCTGATTGCACTTCTCTACGGCGTCGGCGCTCACGGCATCCTGACGCTGAATGATTTCAAATCGATCAAGGGCGACCAGCAGATGGGCGTCGACACGCTGCCGGTTCTGCACGGCGCGCAAAACGCCGCCCGGATTGCCTGCCTCGTCATGGCGATCCCGCAGGCCTGCGTCATTCTTCTGCTCGCACAAGCAGGTCTTCAGACAGGGGCAATGCTCGTCGGCGTCGTGCTTGCACTGCAGCTCCTCTGCATGATCCGTTTCCTGGGCGACCCAGAAGGCAAGGCCATCTGGTATTCGGCGCTGGGTGTGGGTCTCTATGTCACCGGAATGATGGCGGCAGCAGTGGCGCTCGGCTCACTGACGCTGCCCGCGCCACCCCTCGGATAG
- a CDS encoding ferredoxin:protochlorophyllide reductase (ATP-dependent) subunit N, with protein MNQPLVSCATPSATIRQRGQHEVFCGLTSIIWLHRKVQDAFFLVVGSRTCAHLIQSAAGVMIFSEPRFATAIMEERDLAGMVDMHDELDREVARLLERRPDIRMLVLVGSCPSEVIKFDLNRAAERLDRRYGSKPRVLCYSGSGIETTFTQGEDNFLAALVRDQALHGASDKVAKLVVAGSVADVVEDQFARLLDDLGLEDVVFLPGRSSERLPKIGPHTRFILAQPYLGATAAALESLGATRINALFPLGEEGTTSWLKAIADTFGVPPARFVTVTEAPRRRAREATAHYRTALQGKRIFLFPDSQLEPSLARYLSRELDAEIIEVGSPYLHREHVAGELAMLPPGVSISEGQDVEIQIDRCRAAKPDLVVCGMGLANPFEAEGIVTKWSIEFAFTPIQGYEQAGDLAELFARPLTRKAMIAGDRSGNRRAAS; from the coding sequence ATGAACCAGCCGCTCGTCTCTTGCGCCACACCTTCCGCCACCATTCGCCAACGCGGCCAGCATGAGGTCTTCTGCGGGCTGACGTCCATCATCTGGCTGCATCGCAAGGTGCAGGATGCCTTTTTCCTGGTGGTCGGATCGCGCACTTGCGCCCATCTCATCCAGTCCGCCGCCGGCGTGATGATCTTTTCCGAGCCGCGCTTTGCGACGGCGATCATGGAAGAGCGCGATCTGGCCGGCATGGTCGACATGCATGACGAACTCGACCGCGAAGTCGCCCGGCTGCTCGAGCGCCGCCCTGATATCCGCATGCTGGTGCTGGTCGGCTCCTGTCCCTCCGAAGTCATCAAGTTCGATCTCAACCGCGCCGCAGAACGCCTCGACCGCCGTTATGGCTCCAAGCCCCGCGTGCTCTGCTATTCCGGCAGCGGCATCGAAACCACCTTCACCCAGGGCGAGGACAATTTCCTCGCCGCTCTGGTGCGCGATCAAGCCCTGCACGGCGCCAGCGACAAGGTCGCAAAGCTCGTCGTCGCCGGATCCGTCGCCGATGTCGTGGAAGACCAGTTTGCCCGGCTGCTGGATGATCTCGGTCTGGAAGACGTCGTCTTCCTGCCCGGTCGCAGCAGCGAGCGCCTGCCGAAGATCGGTCCGCACACGCGCTTCATCCTCGCTCAGCCCTATCTGGGTGCCACTGCGGCTGCCCTCGAAAGCCTGGGTGCTACGCGCATCAACGCGCTCTTCCCGCTTGGTGAAGAAGGCACGACATCCTGGCTGAAAGCGATTGCCGATACCTTCGGTGTTCCCCCCGCACGCTTTGTCACAGTCACAGAGGCGCCGCGCCGCCGCGCCCGCGAGGCCACCGCGCATTACCGCACAGCACTTCAGGGCAAGCGCATCTTCCTCTTCCCCGATAGCCAGCTTGAGCCATCGCTCGCCCGCTATCTCAGCCGCGAGCTCGACGCCGAGATCATCGAGGTCGGCAGCCCCTATCTGCACCGCGAGCATGTGGCTGGCGAACTCGCCATGCTGCCGCCGGGTGTCTCCATTTCCGAAGGTCAGGACGTCGAGATCCAGATCGACCGTTGCCGTGCGGCCAAGCCCGACCTCGTCGTCTGCGGCATGGGGCTTGCCAATCCCTTCGAGGCTGAAGGCATTGTCACCAAGTGGTCGATCGAATTCGCCTTCACGCCGATCCAGGGCTATGAGCAGGCCGGCGACCTTGCCGAACTCTTTGCCCGCCCGCTGACGCGCAAGGCGATGATCGCGGGCGACCGCTCCGGCAACCGGAGGGCCGCATCATGA